Proteins from a single region of Melanotaenia boesemani isolate fMelBoe1 chromosome 3, fMelBoe1.pri, whole genome shotgun sequence:
- the st3gal8 gene encoding ST3 beta-galactoside alpha-2,3-sialyltransferase 8, with the protein MLLRKKLCAVAVFAAVLLMLASHSIQRRHFQPLSLALLNSQATPTSKETVVKPTVPPAVLAPPSTPLFETEEEEEEEESEEKGEQTVKHMKSNQRLCGCSKSCISDMNGWDWFSQRYDPDQEPILRDTNNFDPDALAWWLGLQRSGNGQTLEEVVTQMFKVIPRPTEDTSPLPSRCRRCAVVGNSGNLRQSGHGKLIDSHNSVIRMNKAVTRGFEKDVGNRTTHHFLYPESAVDMSSGVSLVLLPFKLRDLEWLTSALSTGRIKMTYMRVKERVMADKDKVLVVNPVFFKYVHDRWTEHHGRYPSTGMLAIIFALHTCDQVSVFGYGADQQGNWHHYWEENRYAGAFRKTGVHSADFETQVISQLAKEGKISLHV; encoded by the exons ATGTTGCTAAGGAAGAAGCTGTGTGCTGTTGCAGTGTTCGCTGCCGTCCTCCTCATGCTTGCAAGCCACAGCATTCAAAGAAGGCATTTCCAGCCACTGTCCTTAGCCCTGCTCAACAGCCAGGCCACACCTACCAGCAAGGAGACAG tgGTCAAACCTACAGTGCCTCCTGCTGTCTTGGCCCCTCCCAGTACCCCCCTGTTTGAAAccgaagaagaggaagaggaggaggagtcagaagagaaaggagagcagactGTAAAGCACATGAAGTCCAACCAGAG GCTGTGTGGTTGCTCAAAGTCCTGTATTTCAGACATGAATGGGTGGGACTGGTTCAGCCAACGCTACGACCCTGATCAAGAGCCCATACTGCGAGACACCAACAACTTTGACCCCGATGCACTCGCCTGGTGGCTG GGTCTTCAGCGGTCTGGTAATGGCCAGACGTTAGAGGAAGTGGTAACACAGATGTTCAAGGTCATTCCCCGTCCCACAGAGGACACCAGTCCCCTCCCCTCCCGTTGTCGTAGATGTGCAGTCGTCGGTAACTCTGGTAACCTGCGTCAGTCGGGCCACGGCAAACTAATTGACTCTCACAACTCTGTGATTCG AATGAATAAGGCAGTGACTCGAGGTTTTGAAAAAGATGTTGGTAATCGAACTACGCATCATTTCTTGTACCCGGAGAGTGCAGTGGACATGAGTTCCGGTGTCAGTCTCGTCCTACTGCCGTTCAAGCTGAGAGACCTGGAATGGCTCACCAGTGCTCTGTCAACTGGCCGGATCAAAAT gaCCTACATGAGAGTTAAGGAGAGAGTGATGGCAGATAAAGATaag GTTCTGGTGGtgaatccagttttttttaagtatgtcCATGATCGTTGGACTGAGCATCATGGTCGCTATCCGTCCACTGGCATGCTGGCCATTATCTTTGCTCTGCACACCTGTGATCAG GTGTCTGTGTTTGGTTATGGTGCTGACCAGCAGGGGAACTGGCATCACTATTGGGAAGAGAACCGCTATGCTGGAGCCTTCAGGAAGACTGGAGTTCATAGTGCCGACTTTGAGACACAAGTCATCAGCCAACTTGCCAAAGAAGGCAAAATAAGTCTACACGTGTGA